TTTGGTAGTTCTTTAATTGTGAAATTATTATTACCACCTTTTTTTAAAGAATTTGAAATTGCAACTAAATTTTGTTTTGGAGATACTTGTAAGTCATTACTCCCATTTAAAGCTAATACCGCGCAATTAGTCTTTTCTAAAGCTTTTGCTGGATCATATTTTAAAAAAAACATCATCCAAGGAGTTGTAATTTGTTTAACTTGATTTGCAATTAATTCTTTTTGAGTAGCTTCATTTGAACTATCTATTTGGTTTAATTTTTTTAACTCATTAATCAAATAATTATTTAAATCAGTTTTCAATTTAATAATATTGTTAGACTTAACAATCATAGTAAAAACTATTTTGTTTATAGCATTAGATTTTATAATTTCAGATTCTGGAACTCCAGAAGCTTTACTAATTAACTCCTGCTGAGTTAACAATAATTTATCACCTGAAACACCAGTGCCAGAAAGCAAAATAATGAATCTGATATCTTTAGATTTAGATGCTACCATTGGTGCAATAATTCCACCTTCACTATGACCAATTAATCCAATTTTTTTTATATCAACTTCTTTTCTAGTTTTCAAAAATTCTACTGCAGATTCAACATCAGAGGCAAAATCTAATGAAGTTGCTTTACTAAAGTCTCCTTCTGAACCATAAGTTCCTCTGTCGTCATACCTTAATACTGCTATACCATTTCTGGATAAAAAATCTGAAATAACAAGAAAAGGTTTATGGCTCAAAAGCTCTTCATCTCTATTTTGAGGTCCACTTCCAGATATCAAAACAACTACTGGAAATTCTTCTCCAAAACTCGGGAAAGTAAATGTTCCAGCTAATTTAATGTTTGCTTTTTTATTATTAAAAGTTACATCTTCACTTTTATAAGGGTATGGTTTTAATGGTTCTTGTGGTCTGGAAACTTTGTCTTTTTCAATAATTTCTTTTGATAAATTTAAATCAAATACTTGGCCACCTTGATTGAATTTACCAACAATAATTTTATCTTTAAGTTCTCCATTAAACTTAATTTTTGCATCCTTAATTTCAAGTTTTAAAATCGAATTTTCAAATAAGGTAAAATCTACTTTAATATCTTTTGCACCTTGATCTGGGCTATCCATGGTTGACATATAACTTGAATCAGTTTTTACAATGTTAAATACAATTCTAAGTTGAATATTTTGGACTTTTAATATACCATTCCAAGAGCCAGTTATATCTTGACTGAATGATATTTGGGTTAGTAAAAGAGTAATAATTATTATTGCAAAGAATTTCATATTGATTTAGATAATAAAAATAAAGGAGATTAATTTAAAAAATGATGTTAAAATTTAATGAAATAATATTTGTTTTAGAATTTGAGACTTGAAATTTTAGAAAACAATTCATACTTTTTAAGAAGTACTATCCACAATTTTTGTCTAAATAATATTGCAAATTACTCTTTGAAAAATTATTTATAAATCTCAAATAAAATTTAGGATTGGAAAACAAAATATTTATATAATTGTGAGAATTGATAATTGTATTATAAATACGTTTTATCAAAAATATATCTAAATTCTTTTGTAATTAATTTAGATAACTAATTGTATATAATTTATTTAAAGTATATACAATAATTTTTATATACACATTATCCAAGTTCTAATAAATATGAATATTTTCTAATTCAAATTCTGACTTTGAATACAAATTATTTCCAATAAGATTTGATTTTAAAATTAAATAATCTCGCCATCAAATGTTAACCTTGCTTTGCTTCTTGAATAATGAATTCTAATTAATCACATTATTTCACGAACAATTGGTAGTTTAATAACTTCAATTTCAAAAAAAAAGTGCATAAAATAATAGCTTTGTCTATTAAATCTTAACTAATTATTTGAGAAGCAATTGTAGAATTATAACCATCACTATATAAAAGGTAATTAGTATTTATTATAGGATGAATTCTTTATTTTAGTTGATTAATATCACTATTGTTACCAAACTTAATTTATTCAGACTGAGGGTAATCATAATTTACCATCCAATTAATACCAAATTTATCTGTAAACATTCCAAACAATGCTCCCCAAAATGTTTTATCAATTGGCATTGTAATAATACCTCCAATTGAAAGAGAATTAAACAATTTATTAGCTTCTTCTTCTGATTCAGTGTTAATTGTAATTGCAATATTATTACCAAATTTCATATCACCACCAAATGAATTTGATGAATCAGCACCAAATAAAATTGTGGAATTGTTTATTGGTAATGAAATGTGCATGATCTTGTTTTTTTCACTTTCTGGAAAATTGTATTCTGGTGGCATATTTTCATATCTACCAACAAATTGAAATTCAACACCGAATACCGATTTATAGAAATTGAAAGCCTCTTCACAATTTCCATTAAATGTTATGTAAGGATTAATTGATGCCATAAAATAATTTTAATATTAATTTTTTAATTATAATTTTCTTGTATGCCTTTTAAATTATTTAGCCCTATATTCAAATCACTTCCAATCTCTTTATCCATATCCATGAATAACAACATTAAGTTCATTGGGTAATTCATTTTCCCATTAAACTCCCATGTTACTTTAGTTTGATTGGGTCCATTTTCTTCTGTTGACATGTAAGCATTACTTGTTGATTCAAATGGAATTTTAAATCTAATTTCATAATCAACTCTAGAGCCTTCAGTTATTTTTACAATTTCTTGTTCACCTTTTCCTACATCTTTATTTTCACTATCCCATGAAGAAATAAATCCAATAGTTGCATCTGTTCCTTTAAATTCTTTTTTCATATTAGCATCCATCTTTGACCATTTACTATATTCATTCTGATTTTTTAAAAATTTTATATAATTAAAAACATCTTGTTTTGGTTTGTTGATTACAATATCTCTTTTAACTACATATTCCTTTTTAACGAATATGGCTATAATTAAAAATAATGCTATGATACCTAATATTGCTATTAGAAGTCGCTTTAAAATTTTCATTTTAATTTTAGAAAAATAATTTATAAATATTTGATAATCAAAATTATTAAAAATAATAATAAAATGTTCTTACTATATTGAAAAAAATTGTAAATGAAATTATTCCATCAATTGTATTTCTCTAATTTCTACAGATCCAGTTTTATATTCAAGAATTGGACAATCTAATAGCTCCTCATTATTTGAAATCAAATTTATTTTCTTTATAAGTTAGGCTTTGCTTTTAGGCGGTATTAATTTTAACATGAAAAATATCAATAACCACATTAATATTTTTAAAGGATTTACCAAACTAGGATTTAACATTTTAAAGTACAAATAATGTTAAATTGGAGAAATTTTTTAATAAAAATTTATTAAAAAAAGTAAGTTAATGAATTATTAACATTTTTTGTTAACACCTCTATTGTTAAAATTCTATAAATTTCAATTGATTTAAAGATATAATAAGAAATTAACTATTTAAGAACTTTGATAGAAGTGTATGAAAATGGTGAGTACATTTTTCTCTTTTAATTGAAAACCTACCTTGATTGTAGAACCTACTTTTAACTCCTTTTTGAACTGATTCAACTACAGCTTCATCTTCTAGTTCAACAGTATCTAAGCCTACTCCAGCTCCTATATTTATTAGGCTTTCATCATAAGTATAAGTAATAAAAGAAATTTTTGTTTTGTTATGTGCCAATGGCTTTACAATATTTAATGATAATCCCCAAGGGTAAAAATTGAACATCATATTTGGAAATACCCAAAAATAATAAGCTGCAACAAATTTACCATAATCTGGCGATGTTTTTGGTAAATCAAACGTTCCAATCTTACTTTTACTAATTCCTAATTGTAGGTTTGAATATGGATAAAAAATTTCATTATTGTAGTTCTCAAAATCTAAAACATTATTCAATGAATTATGAACAAATGGAATATGAAATCCTTCAAGGTAATTATCACAATATAAAGCCCAGTTTGCTTCAATATAATAATCTTTACTCAAATCGTCTCTTCTAACTAATTTATCTAATTGAATGAAATTCATTCTATCAATCATTTCACCAAAAAATTTTAATGGATCTGAATCATTATTAAGTGAGGAGAAAAGCAAATTGCCCCATTTAAAAATATTCAATTCTGTTAAGTTGTCATCTTTACATGGAAAATTTTGTACTCCTTCAAATTCAGGCATAGATTGAAATTCACCATTTGAATTAAAAGTTCTACCATGATAACCACATCTTATTTGATTTAAATTTTGAGGTTTATTTACAAGTATATTTCCGCGATGAGTACATACATTACTCACTAACTTTAAATTTGAATTGTTATCTTTAAGAATAATTAGGGGTTCATCAAGAAATGATTCCAGAAATGTAATTGGGTATGCAAATCCATTATCTGGAAACAAATCTAGGTCACCAATAAACTGAAAACTTTTTGAAAATATTTTTTCTTTAGATAGGGAGAAAATATCTTGAGAGGTGTAAAAATCTGAATGAATTGTTTTAGCAAGCGAAATATTCTCATCAATAAAAAATTGGTTCATAAATCAGGAATTTTATGTTTGTTTGTAAAAATAAATTTTATTTAAAATTATAAATATCAACAATTATGAATGGATTTTTATTTCTAATTATTTTTCTTTTATTGATTTGATTGTAGGAATATGGTCCACTTTGAAGTTTAATGAATTTGCTATAAAACAATTTTGATTGGCTTTATTGTGTAGTTCAATAGCTTTTTCTATCATAGAACTTTCGCTCACAATAACTAATGGATTTAAAATAACTTTTGTAAAACAACCACCTTTATCTTTAAATACAGATAAGATTCCCTCTGCAAAATCTGTATATTCTAACACAACTATTCCTGAGTCTGCACAAAGATGAAGATACCATAACATGTGGCAAGATGAAACTGATGCTAAGAAAAAATCTTCTGGACTATGTTTAGTATAATCTCCTCTGAATGGTGCATCTGAAGAACACTGTAATTCAACTTTATTTTCAATATTAATATTATGGCTTCTCTCGTAAGCAGCATAATCATTAGTACCTTGCCCTTTGTTTCCAGTCCATTTTAGAGTTAGTTTGTATTGATGATTAATATTCATACTTAGATTTAAAATTAATGTTCGTTATAAATAAATTTTTATACAAAAGATAAAACTGAAATACTAATTGGATTTAGCCATTTTAATTAGTTCAATAACAGTTTTTAAATTACGAGTTGTTGCTGTTACATTTAACTTTTTTTCGAGTAAGCTATTAGTCAATTTTGATTTGCTGTAACCATAAGGACAAAACAAATAAACACTTTTATTTATTATTTTAAACTCAATATTATCAAAATCTTTTTGAAGTAGTAACAATTTTTCATTCTTTGGAACATCAGATAAAAAAGTAATATGAAGATATGAAATATCTAGTTCTAATATTTTTAAGAAAGGATTAGATTCATAGATTTTCTCTAATTCATTTATTCCTAATACAATAACTGGAACATCAAAAAAGAGAAGTTCTTTTATTTTATCTGAAATATTTTGAGCTAAAATTTTACAATCTGATAACTTATAATTAAAAATTAAATTACCACTTTGAATGTAAGATTTAACATTCTCAAATCCAATGTTCTCTAACATTAATCTAAGAGAATCCATTTTAATTAATTTATTCCCACCAACATTAATTCCCCTAAGAATTGCAATGTACTTAATCTTATCAACCATTGTTTTTTATAAAAAGATATTAAAATTATTAAAACTAAAAAGCTTTTTACTTGTTTTATTCCTGAAATAATAAATTAAGAATTTGGGAATATTGCAGATGGGTAACTAATCCAATTAATAAGATAAGTTTTGCAAACATTTAACAGATTTGTAGCAGTTTCTATATTATAACTCTCTTTAGATGTTTCTGTAATTTTACAATCAGCATAATACTCACCTGACTTCAAAAATCTATTTTCATTTTCAGATAAATATATCAGAGTTTTAGCTCCTTCTAAAGGGCTTTTACCCATTAAATAAAAAAACAATTTTGAAAAAATACCAGCTGTTCTAGCTATATCTGTTCTTACTAACCCAGGATGATTACTGTAAACTCCTATATTTGATTTGGATAGATTTATGGCAAACAACTTTGTAAGTAAAATTAAACCTAATTTAGTTTGACTATAAGATTTAAATCCAGAAAAATTAATTTTTAGTTCAATATTATTGAAATTTATTTTGCCTTGATGAAGACCAGATGTAGTAAAAATTAATTTACCTAGATCCGATTTTTCCAATGAATTAATTAACAAGTGGCTTATCAAAACAGGAGCTAATAAATTAACATGAAAAATCTCTTCAATTTTATTTTCACTTTCAATCAAACTAAAGTTCATAATACCTGCATTATTAATTATTGCATCTAAATTATCATAGTTATTCTTAACTTTTTTACAAGCCTCTGATATTGATTCAAATGAAGATAAGTTACATTTAATTAGTTCTAATTTACCTTTGGAATTAGGGTGATTGTCTTTAAAGTTTTGTAATAAAGTTTCCCCTTTTTCATCATTTCGATAAGTTGCAATTACAGTTGCACCATCATTTGCAAGTTTGAGTGCTGCAACCTTACCAATCCCAGATGTTGCACCTGTTATAAATATATTTTGACCTACTAAATTCATAGTTAAAGTTAAATTTACTGATTATTTAATTCAGAAATTTTAATAAAAAAATCCCAAAACATTGGGATTAAAATACAATTTCAAAATTAAACAGTTTGAGAAAATAATTGAATGGTAGGTTCTGATTTGTGTAGTCTAGAATCAAATGCCATGCATATATTTCTAATAAAATTTTTACCTTCTTTAGTTACAAATAATTTTGATTCTTCAATAATTATTAGGTTATCTTGAATAAGTTCATTTAATCTTTCTAAAGATTCAAAAAGAGCAGGGCATTGATTTTGTGGCTCTTTCCAAGAAGTTTCAAATTTGCAAATAATATTAATTATATGTTGACGTATTATTAAGTCTTCATTGGTTAGAATATGACCTTTAAAAATTGGTAATAATCCTGAATTTACCTTAGTCAAATAATCTTCAAGGTTTTTAGAATTTTGTGAAAAACCGCTCCAGCTATCACTAATAGAAGATACACCTAACCCAATCAGTAAGCGAGTTTTGCTTGAAGTATAGCCCATGAAATTTCTATGCAAAGTTCCTTTTTCAACAGCATTGAAAAGTGAGTCGTTGGGTAGTGCAAAATGATCCATACCTATTTCTGAATAACCACCTTTTTCTAATAATTCTCTACCAATTTCATATAACTTTCTCTTTGTTTCTGGTTCTGGCAAATCACTATCAGAATATCCACGCTGTGCAGGTTTTATCCATGGTACATGAGCATAACTATAAAATGCAATTCTATCTGGTTTAATAATTAACACTTTATTAATTGTAGTTTCAATGCTTTCAATAGTTTGAAAAGGCAATCCATAAATAAGATCATAATTAACTGATTCATATCCAATTTCTCTTGCTGAATTGGTTGTAAATTTTACCTGTTCGTAACTTTGAATTCTATGAATTGCAACTTGTACTTTTTCATCAAAATCCTGTACTCCTAAGCTCAATCGTTTGAATCCATTATTGAATAATGAATTTAAATGTGCTGTTGTTGTATTATTTGGGTGAGCTTCAAAACTTAAATGAGCATTAGAATCAATAGTTGCAAAAGATTTAATACCTTCAATTAATAATGTAAGATTTTCTGGACTAAAAAAAGTTGGTGTACCACCTCCTAAATGAATTTCGCTAATTTTTGGTACATTCTGAAATATATAAATATACATTTCAAATTCTTTTAAAATTGCTTCCAAATAAGGCTTCTCAACCGAATGATTAATTGTGATTCTTGTATTACAACCACAATAAGTGCACAAACTTTCACAAAATGGTAAATGTATGTAAATACTTATTCCCTCACTTTCATTACTTTGATCAAATGATTGTTTAACTAGATTTGACCAGTCTTTTATGGAAATTGAATTCTCCCAATATGGTACTGTTGGGTAACTTGTATATCGCGGACCAGGTACATTATATTTTTGTATTAAATCTTTTCTCATTAATAATAATTTTTAAAATTCAAATTTTTAAAAAGGAATCTTGAGAATTAATTGAGTGAATATTTTTTAAACCAAATATTAAAAACTTACATTTTTAGATCAGATTTCAATCTAATCAGAAAATCACTTTCTAATTTATTTTTGCCTTTAAAAGAGTTTGCAATTGAATCAGCAATTTTTAAAATAATTTCTTTAACTTTAATTGTAAAGTAAATTTCATTTTGATTATAATAAGCAATAAAGGAACTATATGCTTTTTCTGAACTTATATTCATTTCTTGAAAAATCTCAAATTCAAATTCAGTTAAAAATGCTGAATCTGTACCAAATTTATCTTCTTTCTCATCAAGAGGAACTAAATCAGTTACTACAAGATTTTTTAATTCGTTAAATTCTTTAGGGTTTATTTCCCCATCAATTATTGCAACTGCATAAAACAGTTTCCCTAATTCTTTATAAAATTTGTCTGTTAACATATTTGATTTCAAAGTTTAATAGTTTTATTTTGACAAAAATAGTGATTAAAAAATTTAAATTTATAGTTGATTAAAATTAAAAAAAACCTTTACAATTCAAACAAATGAAAAGTAAAGGTTTAAAACATTATAAATTGAAAACATCAAATCTTTTTTATATGAATTAAGTTTCGAAAAATCTTGTAATATTCTTATTATTTCTATCTCATATTTGTTATTCACAAGTGTATAATTGGGATAAAACTGCTCATTTTCCTGGATTAGGATTTCCTAGTGTAAAGGCTATTGGCAATACATGTTATGCCATTGGAAATAATGGTTCTATTAACGCTCATATATTCAAGAGTACAGATGGAGGATACAATTGGTTTAAAGTTTTTGAGACTAAATAACCAATGTTCTATCTTACAATGATAGATAAACAAACAATCTTTATTTCAGGTTATGAAGGCAATATGTACAAAACAACTGATGGGGGAATCATTTGGAAAAATTATGACTTTGGAAGTGAATATTTAAAAAAAATAATCATGTTAAACTCCCAAAATGGGGTGATAATTGAAAATCCAACAACAATATTTATGACATTTAATGGTTGGGAAAGTTATAATACCTTTAAGTTTGATAGTATGTTTACAGCTTATTCCCCAAAGTCATTAACAATTAGTGATTTAGCAATGCCAAGTGAAAATGTAATTATTGGAATTGCTCAAAGAGTTCCTAATGTTGTAATTTTTAAAAGTATAGATAAGGGAGTTAATTGGACAATTAGAAAAGGACCTGATAGTTGTAACCGTTTCTTTTTCTTAAATGAAAAATTGGGTTGGGCTATTGGTGGAAAAGTAGGTGCTGGGCTTATTGGCTATCAACAAAAGAGCTTTATTTATATAACTTTGGATGGCGGAGAAACATGGGATTTAATTTTTGATAGTCTGTTTTACAAAGATTGTATTGGTTTTCTTTTTAACATCAACTTTAAAAACTCAAATGAAGGTATTGCAGTAGGCTCAACTGGCACTATTTTACTTACATTTGATGGTTGAAAAATTTGGCATCTTGGAACAAGTGACTCAATCATTTGCTCAAATGTTCAAACATTTAACTCCGTTAAGTTTACTGAAAATGGTAACGCAGTTACTGTAAATGGTAGCAACGAAATTTTTGTTATAAAGCACCTATTGGAAAAATAGATAACGATGTGGAAATTAGTTTAATAGTTATTGTAGGAATGAAATTATTTTTAATCAATGTTTTAAGAAGAAATACTAAACAAGAAGTTTATATTTACAATTCAATTGGTAATTTAATTTTGAGAAAGGTTATTCCAACTGAGAATATTTTTTTAGGTTTGACTGAACTAAAATCTGGAAATTATATTGCAAAAATATTAGTTGACAAA
Above is a window of Chlorobiota bacterium DNA encoding:
- a CDS encoding alpha/beta fold hydrolase, which encodes MKFFAIIIITLLLTQISFSQDITGSWNGILKVQNIQLRIVFNIVKTDSSYMSTMDSPDQGAKDIKVDFTLFENSILKLEIKDAKIKFNGELKDKIIVGKFNQGGQVFDLNLSKEIIEKDKVSRPQEPLKPYPYKSEDVTFNNKKANIKLAGTFTFPSFGEEFPVVVLISGSGPQNRDEELLSHKPFLVISDFLSRNGIAVLRYDDRGTYGSEGDFSKATSLDFASDVESAVEFLKTRKEVDIKKIGLIGHSEGGIIAPMVASKSKDIRFIILLSGTGVSGDKLLLTQQELISKASGVPESEIIKSNAINKIVFTMIVKSNNIIKLKTDLNNYLINELKKLNQIDSSNEATQKELIANQVKQITTPWMMFFLKYDPAKALEKTNCAVLALNGSNDLQVSPKQNLVAISNSLKKGGNNNFTIKELPKLNHLFQESKTGSPTEYSTIEQTFSPIALEEILSWIKTQVK
- a CDS encoding VOC family protein gives rise to the protein MASINPYITFNGNCEEAFNFYKSVFGVEFQFVGRYENMPPEYNFPESEKNKIMHISLPINNSTILFGADSSNSFGGDMKFGNNIAITINTESEEEANKLFNSLSIGGIITMPIDKTFWGALFGMFTDKFGINWMVNYDYPQSE
- a CDS encoding SRPBCC family protein; its protein translation is MKILKRLLIAILGIIALFLIIAIFVKKEYVVKRDIVINKPKQDVFNYIKFLKNQNEYSKWSKMDANMKKEFKGTDATIGFISSWDSENKDVGKGEQEIVKITEGSRVDYEIRFKIPFESTSNAYMSTEENGPNQTKVTWEFNGKMNYPMNLMLLFMDMDKEIGSDLNIGLNNLKGIQENYN
- a CDS encoding Rieske 2Fe-2S domain-containing protein, which gives rise to MNQFFIDENISLAKTIHSDFYTSQDIFSLSKEKIFSKSFQFIGDLDLFPDNGFAYPITFLESFLDEPLIILKDNNSNLKLVSNVCTHRGNILVNKPQNLNQIRCGYHGRTFNSNGEFQSMPEFEGVQNFPCKDDNLTELNIFKWGNLLFSSLNNDSDPLKFFGEMIDRMNFIQLDKLVRRDDLSKDYYIEANWALYCDNYLEGFHIPFVHNSLNNVLDFENYNNEIFYPYSNLQLGISKSKIGTFDLPKTSPDYGKFVAAYYFWVFPNMMFNFYPWGLSLNIVKPLAHNKTKISFITYTYDESLINIGAGVGLDTVELEDEAVVESVQKGVKSRFYNQGRFSIKREKCTHHFHTLLSKFLNS
- a CDS encoding OsmC family protein, which produces MNINHQYKLTLKWTGNKGQGTNDYAAYERSHNINIENKVELQCSSDAPFRGDYTKHSPEDFFLASVSSCHMLWYLHLCADSGIVVLEYTDFAEGILSVFKDKGGCFTKVILNPLVIVSESSMIEKAIELHNKANQNCFIANSLNFKVDHIPTIKSIKEK
- a CDS encoding DUF1697 domain-containing protein, whose translation is MVDKIKYIAILRGINVGGNKLIKMDSLRLMLENIGFENVKSYIQSGNLIFNYKLSDCKILAQNISDKIKELLFFDVPVIVLGINELEKIYESNPFLKILELDISYLHITFLSDVPKNEKLLLLQKDFDNIEFKIINKSVYLFCPYGYSKSKLTNSLLEKKLNVTATTRNLKTVIELIKMAKSN
- a CDS encoding SDR family NAD(P)-dependent oxidoreductase, which encodes MNLVGQNIFITGATSGIGKVAALKLANDGATVIATYRNDEKGETLLQNFKDNHPNSKGKLELIKCNLSSFESISEACKKVKNNYDNLDAIINNAGIMNFSLIESENKIEEIFHVNLLAPVLISHLLINSLEKSDLGKLIFTTSGLHQGKINFNNIELKINFSGFKSYSQTKLGLILLTKLFAINLSKSNIGVYSNHPGLVRTDIARTAGIFSKLFFYLMGKSPLEGAKTLIYLSENENRFLKSGEYYADCKITETSKESYNIETATNLLNVCKTYLINWISYPSAIFPNS
- the hemN gene encoding oxygen-independent coproporphyrinogen III oxidase — protein: MRKDLIQKYNVPGPRYTSYPTVPYWENSISIKDWSNLVKQSFDQSNESEGISIYIHLPFCESLCTYCGCNTRITINHSVEKPYLEAILKEFEMYIYIFQNVPKISEIHLGGGTPTFFSPENLTLLIEGIKSFATIDSNAHLSFEAHPNNTTTAHLNSLFNNGFKRLSLGVQDFDEKVQVAIHRIQSYEQVKFTTNSAREIGYESVNYDLIYGLPFQTIESIETTINKVLIIKPDRIAFYSYAHVPWIKPAQRGYSDSDLPEPETKRKLYEIGRELLEKGGYSEIGMDHFALPNDSLFNAVEKGTLHRNFMGYTSSKTRLLIGLGVSSISDSWSGFSQNSKNLEDYLTKVNSGLLPIFKGHILTNEDLIIRQHIINIICKFETSWKEPQNQCPALFESLERLNELIQDNLIIIEESKLFVTKEGKNFIRNICMAFDSRLHKSEPTIQLFSQTV
- a CDS encoding T9SS type A sorting domain-containing protein; translation: MKLFLINVLRRNTKQEVYIYNSIGNLILRKVIPTENIFLGLTELKSGNYIAKILVDKKYILKKFSIVK